The nucleotide window TACTCCTTGACCTGCATCTCCAGGCCCAGGATCTTCCTCCTCAAGTCGTCATTCTCCTCCTGCGTCTCCCGCAGAGCGGACTCCATGGCCTTCCTCATCTGCTCTGTGGCCTCCTTCTCGCTCTCCACGGCCACCTTCACCTGCACGCCGGGCAAGAAAACATGCACAGGTGAGTCCAGGGCCAGACCCGGACACCATCCGCTGGCACGTTGGAAGCCGGCGCTCACAGGAGCTGGTCTCCAAAGGCCTCTGCCCAGCGGAGGGCAAACGGGCTCTCAGGTGTAGATCTTTGGACAGAGGGTGCCCGTTCCACTGTGGCCCCACGCACAGTGAGCAGGCGCCTCTGCAAGAGGTGGCACCTCTCGCTTGCTGGGTCAACGGGGTGGGAAATGGAGCCTCTGACGGAACTCCAAGGATATGGAGGCGGCAAGCAGCCAGACACGCCCAAGGGGCATTGTGGGCTCAGAGGTTTGCTGCTGTCACAGCGATAAAGGGCAGGTCTTGGGCAGGGTGCAGCAAAGCAAGCTGTGCAGAAGGTGCCCCAGATCTGTGTCCTGGGTACAGTCCTGTGCCCCACATCCCTGAGCTGCAATAGTCACTGCCCACCAGTTCCAGTTACCCAGGCTTGcagccttcagcatgcctggCTTGAGATCAGGCAGGGATAGGCATTCCCAGGGGTCCTCTGCTATAGGGGGTCCGAGCTGGGAGACCCGGGGCTCTTGCCTTGGCAGCTTCGTCGTAGTCCTTCCTGAGCTGCTGCAAGTTCTTCTGGAACTGCTGCTTTAGCTGTTCTACCTCCATGTCACGGCTGGCCACCTCTTCCTGGAGTGCCCCCTTCAGGGCAGCCAGCTCCCGCTCCCTCTGGTGGACCAGCTCGTCCTGGGCCTGCTTCTCTGAAGCcagctccctcagctcctcttgGGCTTGACGCAGCttctgcaggaggaggaggaggacagttgCTGACAGGCTTTAAAGAGCATCGAATACATGCGCCAAGCTCTGGGAGTCCCGGCAGTGCTCATTAGGTAGCCGGAGGTCTAACAGAGAGGGAACTGGGCTCCCAGAGAGCCTGCTACCCTCAGCATAGCGGTGGTCCCCGTTAAGACCACTGCATTGTGGTAGCTAAGCCTGGGCAGGAAGTGGTTTTTCCTGTccccatttggggggggggggggggggggaggagagagagagagaaaaactctCTGTCAGAAGATTCCCAACCTGCTCTAGCCATAACCCCCTGGGCTCTGGGCAGCAGAGAGTAGTGGGGCAAGCTCTGACCACTTCCTTACCCTGCCCTCTATGCCAACAGCTACACCAGTGGTACAGTGGCCCCATGTGCCATGGGGATCTCAGGGAGCTCATTTTAAGGCACCTTTCTGCTACCAGAGTGGCCTGAAGAGGCCTTGGCATCCGTGAGAACCGGGCCCCAACCTTCAGGTAGTTCACACAGCTGCTCTTTGAGCCAAGAGCCACCTTCCTTCTGACCACGCTCTGCCCATCATACCTTCTTCAGGGCTTCTACTTGGCCAGCATCCACGGTGCTGTTCCTGACCTGGTCCACCTCCACCCGCATGGCCGAGAACCGCTCCCGCAGCTCCCGCAGCTCCTCCTCGAACTCCTCCCGCTCCTGTTTCACCTGCATGAGCCTGCATGTGGGAAGAGAAGTAGTgccaggtgggctccccattgCCCCATGGAAGAACCATGGGGAGTCTGACCCTGTGGGAAGCTGGGCTGAGTGGGAAGAAAGCCTACGAAGGTCACCGGGAGGGGTGCACTGAGACTCAGGTGGCTGGCCGCATGTCCTGTGCACACCAGCCAAGCCTGAGCTACATGACCCCCTATCCTCCCTTGGGTAACGTTGTGACAGGATCAGAGAGAGGCACCGTGCAGCTCCTTGCTGGGCTCTGCATCAGCAATGCCAGTCCCTGTAAGCCTGTCCACCGACCGCATCACGGCTTCTGCCAGTGAGCCCAGGCCAAGAATCCTGCCTTGATTCTCCCTGGAATGACACCCTAGAGCCAGGTCGGGAGACATCCCCCAGTTATCTTTCCTGGATTTACAGGAAAGGCgtttgagggggagggatagctcagtggtttgagcactgactgctaaacccagggttgtgagttcaatccttgagggggccatttagggatctggggcaaaaatgggggattggtccttctttgagcagggggttggactagatgatctcgtgaggtcccttccaaccctgatattctatgattctatgactggatAAGATGGAGCAGCCGAACTCTTTAGGGCCACTCTAGCCTGTGGGCAGATCGGCCCTAGCTAACCATGCCCAGTCACAgctgcgatcctgggatgcacacGGCGCATCAGTGAGAGCTCACTCCTGCTTGGTGCTGCGCAGCTCCTCCTTGTTCTTCTGGAACATCTCCCTCCAGTGGCCGGTCTCCTCGttgctctcctccagctccttctgGAGCTTCCTCACTATCGAGTTGATTTTCTGCCTCTCGATCTCTAGACTGGCTTGGTCCTAGGAACAGGAACGAAGCTGTCAAGCATTTGCTGTTGGGTTGGGTGCATTTACTGCAAGTAGGCTGGGAAAGTTATGCCTTGGTAGAAACCTCTGCAAAACTTACACAGGGTTCCTTACAGCTTTCCGTGTACTTAGTGGAGGCTTCCAACGCACACCCAGCCTAGATCCTGTCCTTTGTTACATCAGGGTCATCTGCAGTAGCTTCTCTAAAATCTAGGGAGCTCCTCCAACTGGATACTAGTGTAACACACCAGAATTCAGCACCACGGAGAGACATATTCGAGCCATCACTTACGCAAGTGATTTGAGCACCCACACGTAGCGCTCGGTCAGCGGATTCAGAAGttctgtgctgggggaggaggagcacgAAGTAACGTGCCCCTTTTCTCTGGCGGTTCACAGTGCTTTGCACACGCCGACCAAGGCATCGGCTGAGCCGTTGCACCAGTTTAAGTTGAGCTGGGACCTCTTTTAAACCAGCTTTCATTAAATCAGTGCAGAAGGCTGCGTGGACGCTGATTTTGGTCAGCTGTGCGGAGCAGAAATAAATCAGGTTCTGACCAAAATGAGCATCCACTGAGATGTCTGAACCAGCTAGAAAGCAGTTTAAGAGAGATCACACCGTAAGTtaaaactggtgcaactttctgGTATAGCCCAGAGCCTCCCCGTCACTGAGCAGGGACATGCAGCGCCCATGGCCACACCACCCCTCGAGGATACTttaggacaggaagcaaaggTCGTAGCCAACTGAAAAGCTAGGGGGGAGGGCATTTAAGGGAAGCGGGCCACAGCTATAATTTTCTATGTCTTCTAAATCCAGTCCGTAAAATGAGCAAGCCTTAATCTCCTAGCAGACGCCAGCAGTTCCCCCAGCGTGTTCGCTTTACGCTTCCATTTCACGCGTCTGTGGCTTTACCTGAGACACGTCCTCCATGTTTCGCCTCAGCTGGTCCATGTCGTGCTGGTACTGCTGTGTCACCCGGTCCAGCTCCTTGTCGTGATTCGCCACCTCCTCCTTCAGGGCTCCTTTCAGCGCCGTCAGCTCCCGCTCCCGCAGGCGCAGATGTTCTTCTTGCTTCTGTTTGGCGTTGAGGACCTCCTCCAACTCCTCTCTGGTTTCCAGAAGctcctgaggggaggggagggacagagaTGCTTTCCCCACCTGGAGCTATGCTATACACCTCTAGCAGTGCTGTAGAGAGGCAGTCTTGGCTAGTGGATagcacactggactgggactctggcaatctgggttccattcccagctctgcccccagcctgcagggtgaccttgggcaagttactgtgcctcagtttccccatctgttcagtGGGGATAATGAGACTGACCTCCTATATCCAGTGCGGAGGGCGCTAGGGATTATTGGTGGAATGCTGATTCAGGGAGAGGCCCTGCTCCCCCAGTGCTGTAATTCAGCACAGCACCATCGGCTTCAACGGCCGCATCTATTTACCCCTGCTGAGAAACAGGCCCACAGCGCAGCCAGGATCCAAGATGCATGATGAGGTGGGGAGAGTCACGTACCTTCATGAGCTCGTCTCGGTCTGCAGAGTCCACCGAGGTTTTCCGCAGCCTGTCCAGCTCCTCGTGCATCCCCATTAGTTGCTCTTCTGCGTCTCCCAGTTTGTCCTCTGCCTGCTCTCTGGCAGCTTTCACTTCCGTCAGCCTAGAGGAGACCGGGCGAGACTGTTTAGAGCCAGCCAGGGAGGAGCCTGGTCTCCGCACAGTACAGCCACAGCCCCACATACAATTCTGGCCCAGACACCAGGGGTCCTAGTGggtagggctctgggctgggagtcaggagacctgagttcaattcccagccttggccacagacttcctgtgggaccttgggcaagtcattccatctaccctgtgcctcagttctccagctgtacaatggggataatacctcaAGCAGGGGCTGAGAGGACAAAGCCATTAATGGCCTTGAGGCAGTTAGGATCAGCTAGATAAGGCAAGTCACTtcttcctcagtttctccatctataaaacagggatgCCCACAACCTAACTCAGCAGGTGGGAAGGGCTTGTTAATGATGGAGAGCACGGTATCCATAGCGAGGAGCGTTAGCGCTCTGCCAGGACCTGCGTAGCCCACCCCAGACACAAGAAGTGGCTCCTACTCTTGCAAGCGGCTTTTCAGTTCCTGCATCGTCTTCTCCAAGTCTTCCTTGAGGAGCCTGCACTCGTCCTGCGCCTCCGCCAGCCGGCTCTCCAGGTTCCGAGcagcactgctcctggcatgCTCCCTGGCCTGCTCCGCTTTCTGGCggagctgggagaggggagaataGAGCATTAGCGGCCACAGAAGAGGGAGAGGCTAGGATTTAACGGGATGCTGCCACCAGCTAACTTCAGAGAATGTTTCTCGTGGCATCCCACAAacggatcctcagctggcataagtcAGTCCTCTGACTTCACCGGAACTgggccagctgaagatctggttctAAGGGGATTAGGCACCTCACTCCTAATTTGCGGGGAGGGAAGGAGGTAAAAAGGGGATGAGTTTGTGCAGGGAACTGGTTAGGGGTAGGCAGAGATAGAACCCACCCCACAACCCGCAGGCAGCCCTACAGCTGATATTCCAGTCCAAGAGTAAAGGGTACACAGTACTTACAGCCACTGGACCAATGTAATTACAGAGTCACTAGCCAAGtctccccccaaacctccccactCCATGCTGGGGTGTATGGTGACAGCACAGAgttcaccctcccctccccacccaaagcaGTGGAAGGGTGGCAGCTCCATAGGGCCGGCAGCCTTCCACCACCCTCCTGGCAATGCAGGAGTTGACTGTCCAGTGCATCTAACCGACCAGGTACTGGTGTCACCTTTGTCTCTTCATCTAGTttctcctgcagctcctccacCTTCCTCTTCAGCTCACTGTTCTGGGAAATGGATGCTCTCGCGTCCTCAGGAGGCACCACCTGTTAAACAAAGAGGGGGCTCTGTCTAACACAAGCACCCTGGAGATGCTGCCTGAAGTCAATTACTGGAGAGGAAGgacagtcttgtggttaagacactgacTGAGATGGCACTCTGGagccctgggttcaagtcccagctccaccGGAATTCCTCTGTGACCCTTGGCAAATCACttggcctccctgtgcctcaggtccccacctgtacaatggggacaacAGCCTAGCTCCACCTTCTGGGTCTTGGGAGGATGAATTGATTGACGAACGTGTGGTGCTCTGATattgtggtgatgggggccaggTAAGTACCCAAAACAGGCCTGTAAAACGGGGGTGGGGatcttcctttctctttcctaTGTAGATGACAAGCACTTCACTTCAAGGACGacgtgtctgtacagcacctagcaaaacgGGGTCTTGATCTCAGTCTCCTCCGATGGTGGTAATACTGATAAAGGGAACTTTTAGTTATATCTAGGTACTTTTACagccctccatcatgacagacTTTGGGCACCTCACAGTCTTAGTGTATTGATCCTCACAAACCCCGCTGTGAGACAGGGCAGAGCTAGTATCCTCAGGGTGCatacggggaaactgaggcacagagaggcacaaggatttgcccaaggtcacacccgcagcctgtggtggggccaggactaggacccagatctcctgagtgccAATCCAGTGGTCTCCGGTTTTCCCCCCTCAGTGCTCAAGTAATTCAGGCCACCAATTTTAAACTTCCTTTAAGTTAAGAGTTAAAAATGACAGTATCGTTCTCagcagcagtttttttttttttttttaaacctgacaCGAGCAAGGAGCCCTCTGATGCCAACATCGAAAGATATCGATCCACATCCTACCAGAGGTATGTTGGGCCTCAAGCCTGAGGCTCTGAAATGCCAGGTTTAATCAAGACCGCAGCCATTTCAGGCAAGCTCCGAGCACAGCAGAAAGCAGCCAGCACCAAATGAGCTGTGAGAATGGTGGAGTTGGCAAAATGGGCTCAGATCCCTTTTAACATGGAATATGAAACGGGAACTGTGCTCCCTGTTAAGTTAACATTTCCAGCAGCATCAGAGCAGATGCCTGAAAGGAAGCCATGTTGCTTTCATACACAGATAATTCTCAGAATGAAAGAGTAATTTCTGTCTGCTTCCCTGGAGAAgatgacaaacaaaacaaaaaaccaagtcCAGGGCCACAGCAGCGTCTACAGGAAAAACTGATCTCTTCCAGCGAATGGGATAATGtaaacaacacacacaccccagaatcCCAGCCCCAAAACTTTCATTCTTGCTTCAAAGTGCTCAAGGTTGCAGTTCAGAAAGGATAAAAATATTGAGCCCTAGAGAGCAAAGCATTTGTCAGATCACTGACTTGTCAAGCCTGGAATCCAACCCCCAGCTGGGGCCAACTGTCGATGGCTTAACGAAAGGTGAAAAGCCCACAATGCATCTGACCACGCTGTGTATTGGGGGGTTCCCgtgaggggtggagggggagcgAGCTCAGCCCCTTGGTGCGGGTCAGGAGAAGAgggtagtgtctacactgcagctgtaaGTTTCCAGCTCGGGACAGCATGCCTGGGCTAGCTTTGACTGagttagtgcactaaaaatgGCAGCGTTGCCACAGCAACGCAAGCTGCCCGGAGAACAATCCCATGTGAAACAACAGCTAAGTAGGAGGATTGTTAGCCTCTCCCGCGGCCCACACCACCCTggcatgctgctatttttattgCACTAACTTGATCGGAGCTAGCAGGTGTATGTCTCTCTGACCAGGGAATTacacttccagctgcagtgcagatgtacaCTAAGAGACGGCAGTCATCCTGGCCGATCAGTACCACCCTGGTTTGATAATACGGGAGTGAAAAATTTACCCTTATGCTGAGAGCTGGGTGCCCCATAAGTCTCATCGGGCTTTTGCACTGGACTCTGTCCAGGGGTGAATGTCATTCTTTGCAAAATAAGGGGAGACTGGTATGGAGACTTACAGCGAGCGCTTGGATCTTCTCAAACATCAGGTTGGTTTTTCTCTTCAGTGAGCTTTCACTTTCTTTGCTCCTGAAAAAGAAATAAGCAAATACCAACAAAGAAAATCATTCAGGTTAAAAGGGACACAGCCACAAGAGTCGGGGGGAGGAAAAGCAGAGCAGCGTTTAAGGCACTCGCCTATGACTCTGGAGACTTAGGTTTgaatctctgctctgccacaggacCTATGTgattgtgggcaagtcacttaacccctccatgcctcagtttccccatctgaacaaGGGAGATAATTGCTCTTCACTGCCTCATATGGGTGTTGATAGGATGaaatacattaaaggttgtgaagtgctcagatacttgGCCCCTGTTACCAAAGTATTTAAGAGACATACACACTTCTGTCCAGATTTTTTAACTTAATGTTGTTGCCGGTAACACTTATGATGAGCACCTCTGGGGCAAGTTAGAGGAAAGTTTGATTCACCGCTCCCCACAGTTTATGAGGCCCATAATATATGAATTGAAGGTAAAGGGGTAAGTCCCTCTTTACAAGAAGCCATGGGAGTGAACATCTGAAAGTGAGTGTTTCATTCAAGTATCCAcaaggcagggaaggggaaggagagaggtcaTCTTTAAACCCTCACTTTCCCATAGAGAATCCTTTTAGTGATTAAGTTCAGCAGATCAGCTGCCTCATTTGCCCTGTACTCCCACCCACGTGGGGACTTCCCAGAGAACAGACACTATCCACCTCCACAGGATTATTTAAAACAGAAGGCGACGCCACTAGGAATTAATTCCCTTTGTCGGCTCCAAGGTTGCCATGTGCACAATTTGCACCTTTCTAGAGTTGCTACCGTTTAGCCAAGAGGCTTACAGTTGTTAGTGTGTGGGCTAAGCTGTAGTTCAAGGGTTCTTAAGCGTACACTCCCGCAAGATGCCCAGGGCACTAGGCTCCTATCCCAGGGCTGGATTTAAAGGAacagagttttgttttatttaaaggaCCAATTTTCCTACacatctggggccagattttctagACTcagattgcaaggccagaagggcccattgtgatcagctagtctgagctcctgtgtaACAGATTTGGTAGCTAGGCTCCTGTTTAGGATAGATTTGCCTAGCGAGAGCTATGGGGCAGAGTTCATTTGAGAAACACCACCCCCTTGAGAGAAATGTGGGGCCCTGATGCATCACGTTTGCTggggccccacctcctcccatttcactttatttatacAGATGTTTGGGGGGGccctgagctcagggccccagtACAATTgttcccccttttttccccccgcCTCTGGTCAGCCCTGATCCCACCCCCAAGATGATGCAGCACGTCTTTGTATTGTTTCAGAAACCTTTTTCACTAAAGTGAGTTTATGCAGCATTGTTGGAGtcgtattggtcccaggatatgagagaaacaagggggcgggagggaatatcttttattggaccaacttctgtgagAGAGCTGTAAGCATGAAAGCGTGtgcctctcaccaacagaagttggtccaataaaagatattccctccctcACCTTGTCACCCATAGTTTATGGCAGTGAAGCACTCAATGCCTCCAGTCCCCCATGCTCCAACGGAGCCAGCTGCACATCAGACGCTGATATCCTGTCTAACACTGGACCCACAAGTGCTCGGCCCAACACTTACCCATCCTTCAGAATACTGTAAATCAGTTCCTTGGTGTACTCGCTGCTCCCAGGTGGAGAGACTTCCTGCTGGTCTTTCAGAAGGTCTGGAGTGGACTTAAGCTGCTAACGAGACAGGACAAGCATCACCAGATGCTCATTGCACAGCAGTAGGACCTGCCAGACGGGATCAGACCAAcgggcccatctagcctggtatcccgTCTGATGGCAGCCAGCACCAGCTGATTCAGAGCAATGCGCAagccaacccccccactccctttaTGGAATAACCTACCCACAAAGTAAGTTTCTTCTTAAGCCCAGGCAATGAGTGCTTGGTTTATACCCTGAAGCAGGAAGATCTGCATCCACCTATGATGTTGTCACTCTGCTCCCTATATTAGGAGAGGACAACAGCAGCAGTTTTGCAAGCAAACGTGGCTGGGATCTGATATAACTAGGTGTAGGTGGCAGCCCTTAAGGGCCTAGTGAATTTCCAAGTCAAATGCACCTCGGGACCTACGCTCCCAGCATTGAACTCTAGTGCATAAAGCACTTGGAAATAGGCCAGCTGGGAACAGCATTCCttaaggaggaggagcagcagcttcCTCACTGGGGTAGGACGAGCCCGAAGATGGAGCATGCCGATTTCAGGTTGAATAACCACACTGCTGCAGTCACCACCAGCGTCTGGCATcgcagggcatgtctacactgcgacTGCAGCGCAAAGCTAGTGGGAACCGCAGCAGCAAAGTCTCAGCAGGACGAGCGGGTACCTGACTCTGTCCCCAGGGTGCCAGGCGAAGTTGGCCTGTGCAGCAGTTACTGCCATCACACCTCCCGACTGCAGTGCAGGCATATCCTGAGATCAGGGACCAATGGCATCACCCAGGCAGTGAACTTGAGGCCCAGAGAGCTAATTAAAGCTCCATCCTGAGCATTGACGGCATGTGGTTTGCTGGGCTGTCAAGAAGTCAAGCACATCGCTACTCCCATTGGCTACTTCTGTGCTTAGAGTGAAATAGGTGCTGAAGCACGGCCAGCGTGCCGAGCAGGACTGAGCGCCAAACGAAGAGTTACCTGCACTTCTGATTGCACTTGACTTTGCTGCTGCTCAACCACAGGCTCCTCCAAGCTTTTATGGGTCCAGTCTCGCATCAGCTGGACCTTGACTGAGTTTTCCTTCAGATCTTCCGGGAGTGCTCGGTTCAGGCTGCCGGTGCGAGAGGCATTGGCCGCACCAGGCGGTTTGGCAGCCAGGCCCTTCGGCCCTTCCGTGAGGCGATCCTGGAGCTGGGCGGAGCTCAGCTCTCTGGAATCAGCCGTGTCATAGTAGGACACCCTGCCTTCGAGACTCTGCGACCgcttcctctcctccagggaGATCCAGCTTCTCCTGGAAGCTCGGCCCCTCTGCTGAACCTTCCCGTCGAACTTCGTGATCAGGGAATCCACCGAGGACAGGGGCTTCGTGTCAATGTCACTTTGGTCAGCTGGCTGCCGAGGACCGGAGGACTCTGGGTCTGGTGATCGCTGCTTGCCTACAAACCTTCGTCCAGAAGCTGCATGGGATTCCCGGCTGGGGCCAGTCCTTTTCCTGCCTGCAATGTCCAGCGTGCTGCTGCTCTTGGTACTGGCTGGAGACTGGGATCGATAGTTGCCCCTGGTCTGCATGCTGAGGGGGCTTGGGCCATAGGCCTCCTCTGAACTGGGGCTTAAGAGAGAGCTGTGAGATTGAGTCCTCCTCAGCTCCTCCCCAAAAGGCCTCTGGGGTGGCAGCTGTTTGGAGCCGCCCTGAGGGGACGAGGAGCCATCCTGGCGGTAGGAATGAGCTGCCTCAGCGCTGACAGGCCTCGTCTCCCTCGGGTAGCGCTGGGAGCTCAGCTCCTCGTCAGAGGTGCTGTACTGGGAATGTCTGGCCATGTACCGACTTTCCGGCAAGTCAGAATCAGAACTGATGGAGCCCGGGCCTTCCCTGAGAGAGTTAGGGGGCAGCTGCTCAGGCCACTGGCTGCGAGCGGGGTTCCCGTATTTACTCTCGCTTTTGATCTGCACCCCGAAGGAGTCCTCTCCTTTCGCCCCACTGTTCAGGACCACAAAGGGCTGCCCATCAATGCCCTGGACCCTCACCGCGACCCCGTAGGAGCCTGGCTTGGAATGCTTGGGCCTGATGTTTTGGGGCTTCTTCATTTCCTTCAGGTCATCTATGAATCGGATCTGAACCCCGTAGTCCATGGGGTTTGGCTTCTCGCCCATAGCTCCATTCACATGCTGCTCCATCCCCGGGGGTTAAAAGCACTCCAGCCTCCTGCAAGGGAAAGAGGAGAACACTCTTATGCCACTGGCACAGCTGGGTTTAAGTAGGGagccaggagcagctgctggcaaGGCTGCGCTTGAGGAAACTGGGcgtatagattccaaggccaaaagggaccattgtgatcatccagtcagCCCTCCTGGATCACAGAGGCCAGATCTTTTAGAGGAatatccaatctggatttaaaaattgcccatgATGAAGagtccaccatgacccttagtaaattattccagtggttactctcactgttaaaaaccacacacacaccttatttcctggctgaatttgtctagcttcagcttccagctattgcCTCATGTtcgacctttctctgctagattgaagagcccactattaaatgtttgttccccatgaaggtacttgtaGGCTGTGATGGGgcacctgccccacactgggctttaaggggttaatagagcccatGGGAGGCTGTGCAGAAGGCAGCCAAACAGAGAAGGGCTGAGGGGAGCAgccaagcaggcccatataaaaaggaagctgcagggcagaggcggGGAGTTCTCTGCTGGGACtccagggaggaaggatggtgtctctggagggctgagacAACTGccagcaccatggacagagcagtgctgctagcagggaccaggggaagtgagagacagctcctggctggctgcggccctgaggcaagggcaaagaggatgctggCGCCACGAGGAAGTAGCCAAACAATTCGCTGCAGTagccactaagggaagtggctgaacagcggACTGCAGGTCCCCCGGAAGGGGGGAGCACAGCGTGTGGCAAAGCTGAGGTCTGTGTTGCTGAAGAGGACGCTGCGGTCCTTGGAGAGATGtgggtcctagagcaggagtgatGGTGGCAAGACATCACCTGAAGAGGtcactgagctaattcccaagacagccagctaattcccaagacagccagcaggaggcaccacagtggtGAGCGAACCCCATTACATAGGCTAATCAAGTCCACCCCTAAACttcctctttgttaagctaaagagCTCAACCACTACAAAGGCATGTGATTAACTTCGTGAAAGCAGAGCATAACCCACCAGAGTAGGCAggcactctctctctcaatgcTATTCAAATGTGGAATGCTTTGTCGATAGAGTTTATTTACACTGGAGATAAGGAGCAGTGTTCAAGAGATTAAAGTTCAGCACTCCTAATATGTGTCTCCTTTTATTACTGAAAAACACGTACAAGCAGAAGGCGCACTGGGCAGGACCCTTTAAAAGCAGGACCAGAAATGCAAGGTGCTCAAAGCAGAGAGCGATCCAATGCCAGATCAGGGCCTAAGCAAAGCTGTGAAGGAAGCAGAGCTTCACAAATCGCTCTTCAACCACACTGACGCCCTTCTAGGATCAGGGcctacgtgacttgcccaaggacgcAGCAAGTCAGCAACAGAGccatgaatagaacccaggagtcccaactcCCATTCCCTCTCTATCCAACAGAGGCCCCTTAAATAAACACACGCTTCTCAAGTGCAAGATTTTGTTGTTTCcaatatcggggggggggggggcgtattTTACTGCAGAACCTTAGACAACACTGAAAATTCCTTTTTACTTGTCACACGAGCAATGCATCTCATGCAAGGATTAGCCATGCTGGAGATTAATAGCTTTCTGAAGTTtgtaagcagcatttttctttcaaaaatctcccccactccccaaaagCAGACAAACACGCAATTGTTAAAATCTTATGAGACACTAAACCAAAAAAGCATACGACAGGCAAGAAGCCTCAGCCTCAAGCCTGAACCGAGCTGCATTTTTAGGGCAGAGCAGTTTCACACACAACGAAAGACTGTTATCCTGACACTGAGTTCATGCCATCTTTCTGGTCACCAGCATTCCAGATGCAACCCATCCTGTTCTCCTTCTATGATCAAAATCCCGATCAGCCACACCACTCAAGTGACTACAGTCTTGGGTTCCTGTTAAAAAACATGCAGCGTCAGCAAATACACCCTGCACATGCTCACTTGggaaagcagaggagaaaagcagGATACGATCTTAGagaaatcgtgtgtgtgtgttgcaaacTCTGAAGACCAGACTACCCACCTC belongs to Natator depressus isolate rNatDep1 chromosome 24, rNatDep2.hap1, whole genome shotgun sequence and includes:
- the CGN gene encoding cingulin isoform X1, encoding MEQHVNGAMGEKPNPMDYGVQIRFIDDLKEMKKPQNIRPKHSKPGSYGVAVRVQGIDGQPFVVLNSGAKGEDSFGVQIKSESKYGNPARSQWPEQLPPNSLREGPGSISSDSDLPESRYMARHSQYSTSDEELSSQRYPRETRPVSAEAAHSYRQDGSSSPQGGSKQLPPQRPFGEELRRTQSHSSLLSPSSEEAYGPSPLSMQTRGNYRSQSPASTKSSSTLDIAGRKRTGPSRESHAASGRRFVGKQRSPDPESSGPRQPADQSDIDTKPLSSVDSLITKFDGKVQQRGRASRRSWISLEERKRSQSLEGRVSYYDTADSRELSSAQLQDRLTEGPKGLAAKPPGAANASRTGSLNRALPEDLKENSVKVQLMRDWTHKSLEEPVVEQQQSQVQSEVQQLKSTPDLLKDQQEVSPPGSSEYTKELIYSILKDGSKESESSLKRKTNLMFEKIQALAVVPPEDARASISQNSELKRKVEELQEKLDEETKLRQKAEQAREHARSSAARNLESRLAEAQDECRLLKEDLEKTMQELKSRLQELTEVKAAREQAEDKLGDAEEQLMGMHEELDRLRKTSVDSADRDELMKELLETREELEEVLNAKQKQEEHLRLRERELTALKGALKEEVANHDKELDRVTQQYQHDMDQLRRNMEDVSQDQASLEIERQKINSIVRKLQKELEESNEETGHWREMFQKNKEELRSTKQELMQVKQEREEFEEELRELRERFSAMRVEVDQVRNSTVDAGQVEALKKKLRQAQEELRELASEKQAQDELVHQRERELAALKGALQEEVASRDMEVEQLKQQFQKNLQQLRKDYDEAAKVKVAVESEKEATEQMRKAMESALRETQEENDDLRRKILGLEMQVKEYRHFSENWEGSEARLREKIAKLEADRRQMEESLEEAAEQEQELLMAKRSLESRLEEAQRSLSRLSQEHQVLNASHQEEMKQKEQLRRTKNELEEQKRLLDKTTEKLTRELDQMAQESHSSLAMLQSQLEEYKEKSRKEVADSQKQAKDRSAEVEKMQFTMGRLQDEITRLKQALQDSQAERESAVLDKDVLAQRLQNLEQEVESKKRSQGDRSRQVKALEEKSKHLEVELDEERNTVELLTDRINRSRDQIDQLRAELLQERSSRQDLECDKISLERQNKDLKSRLASLEGLQKPSASLSQLESRIQELQDKLQAEEREKNVLVSSNRKLERKVKELTIQIDDERQHVNDQKDQLSLRVKALKRQMDEAEEEIERLESARKKAQRELEEQHELNEQLQNRVKALEKEAWRKATRSAAEASLDDDRLSSDEEFDSAYGPSSIASLLTEGNLQTSSC